A genome region from Candidatus Zixiibacteriota bacterium includes the following:
- the guaA gene encoding glutamine-hydrolyzing GMP synthase — MKIDSIAILDCGGQYTKVIDRRVRQLSVRSEVYPLDISPETIKGYDGIILSGGPKSVWDGGLDYDAGILEMSLPVLGICYGMHLLNKHFGGIVSPGVRHEYGETEIEIEPGCPLFDDLAKDQRVLMSHGDSVEVLAPGFKQAAHSDKVCAALYDEKRKLYGVQFHPEVDLTVNGMKMLANFVHKICGLEGNYILEDRIETAIAKIRQQVGDGKVLVLVSGGVDSAVSAALLAKALDEDQIYAIHVDHGLMRKNESDLICRQLERMGLKHLIRENAEKKFFNSIVKVNGHEIGPLVKTTDPEEKRNIIGEVFVEVIREVSDRLGLDPETTFWAQGTLRPDLIESGNPDVSKTAHKIKTHHNDVEMIRQARARGMVIETNWDWHKDEVRQVARRMGIDESIASRQPFPGPGLAIRLICNRAGGEVAPGVIEQFKQVMANIGGEYKGAVLPVRSVGVQGDVRSYRHLSLIWGKGLDFDWPQIYKIGTSLPNRVEGVNRVAYILNKTGIERPITTHEMYLNRETVDLLRELDHVVTGKLNKPPMSQVLAVLVPIGIDRKYSVAIRTFITNDYMTGRPAVIGEDVIREDIADLTAEIENKFREIDLVLYDVTSKPPATVEWE; from the coding sequence TTGAAAATCGACAGTATCGCCATTCTCGATTGCGGCGGCCAGTATACCAAGGTGATTGACCGCCGGGTTCGGCAGTTATCGGTCAGATCCGAGGTTTACCCCCTTGATATCTCCCCGGAAACGATCAAAGGCTATGACGGGATAATTCTGTCCGGCGGACCGAAATCGGTCTGGGATGGCGGGCTCGATTATGATGCGGGAATACTCGAGATGAGCCTTCCGGTCCTGGGAATTTGCTACGGGATGCATCTGCTGAATAAACATTTCGGGGGAATTGTCTCGCCGGGGGTCCGTCATGAGTACGGCGAAACCGAAATCGAGATCGAACCCGGGTGTCCTCTGTTTGACGATCTGGCGAAAGACCAGCGGGTGCTGATGAGTCATGGCGATTCGGTCGAAGTCCTGGCCCCGGGTTTCAAACAGGCGGCCCATTCGGATAAAGTCTGCGCCGCGCTTTATGACGAAAAACGGAAATTGTACGGGGTGCAGTTCCATCCCGAGGTGGACTTGACGGTCAACGGCATGAAAATGCTCGCCAATTTTGTACATAAGATTTGCGGCCTGGAAGGCAACTACATCCTCGAGGACCGGATCGAAACAGCCATTGCCAAAATCAGGCAACAGGTGGGCGATGGAAAAGTGCTGGTGCTGGTCAGCGGGGGAGTCGATTCGGCCGTGAGCGCCGCCCTTCTGGCCAAAGCGCTCGATGAGGACCAGATTTATGCAATCCATGTCGATCACGGTTTGATGCGCAAAAACGAAAGCGATTTGATCTGCCGGCAGTTGGAACGGATGGGCTTGAAACATCTGATCCGCGAAAACGCCGAAAAGAAATTCTTCAATTCGATAGTCAAAGTAAACGGTCACGAAATCGGCCCGCTGGTGAAAACAACCGACCCGGAAGAAAAACGGAATATTATCGGCGAGGTTTTTGTCGAGGTTATCAGGGAAGTTTCCGACCGCCTGGGTCTTGACCCGGAAACCACCTTCTGGGCGCAGGGAACCCTGCGGCCCGATTTAATCGAGAGCGGCAATCCCGATGTCAGCAAAACGGCTCATAAAATCAAGACTCATCACAACGATGTCGAGATGATCCGGCAGGCCCGGGCTCGCGGGATGGTGATCGAGACTAACTGGGACTGGCATAAGGACGAGGTTCGGCAGGTAGCCCGGCGGATGGGAATCGATGAGAGTATCGCCTCACGTCAGCCGTTTCCCGGGCCGGGACTGGCGATCCGCCTGATCTGCAACCGGGCCGGCGGAGAGGTTGCGCCCGGGGTAATCGAGCAGTTCAAGCAGGTGATGGCCAATATCGGAGGCGAATACAAGGGGGCGGTGTTGCCGGTGCGGAGTGTCGGGGTGCAGGGAGATGTCCGCAGTTATCGGCACCTGTCGCTGATCTGGGGCAAGGGACTCGATTTCGACTGGCCGCAGATTTATAAAATCGGGACCAGCCTGCCAAACCGGGTCGAGGGTGTCAACCGGGTGGCCTATATCCTGAATAAAACCGGGATCGAACGACCGATTACGACTCATGAAATGTATCTCAACCGTGAGACGGTGGATTTACTCCGGGAGCTCGATCATGTGGTGACCGGCAAACTCAATAAGCCGCCGATGAGCCAGGTGCTGGCGGTGCTGGTTCCGATCGGGATCGATCGGAAGTACTCCGTGGCGATCCGGACCTTTATCACCAATGATTATATGACCGGCCGTCCGGCTGTTATCGGCGAGGATGTGATACGGGAAGATATCGCCGATCTGACCGCTGAAATCGAAAACAAGTTCCGTGAAATCGACCTGGTGCTCTACGATGTCACCAGTAAACCACCCGCCACGGTCGAGTGGGAATAG
- a CDS encoding T9SS type A sorting domain-containing protein has protein sequence MLNKPETEYKPLRFLLITVLVIFIIAFGLRSARADCDVEYWDDLDYHSSSYSLELDPFQYETYCHDFYFYPDTGGLSLSVTNINNTEGSHAMVAIRPVLSGSWVRQATSTGNSVSVSYSVTYAEEWIAHIEYYAGGPWDEPVVHITHDPLDLDVKITSVTNPAVQAVYASKDDDLSFTFKVENIGHDDFPPELWEIPVELYADQSVTISNYTTHTRQDYWYVYFTVFQDETITLNISNPNMSSGTHFNVVAVVDPTPSVYPTTGNNALKIADIYWNHVINGFVRYNDLENWPGPTYPIVYSDYGDGIEVTIYNSSGYYLNSTYTDAEGDFEIEISQQSLPAGQTFNCYADLYEYGDFIVRDDATSEQIKIGYDQLTIDPAPIILSPSTSHNDQAFNIGLNARNMLNEVKQFLAANGITYNPGQVNFRVTSDIAPTGFNRNYNSSNRTIYLPERYNNLYYYNRIVQRQIAEMVLYDLVGNISLTTPGTSGLNVVTNATWAYIKGWDAFMAAIIPDIDVNAVSLNQLYNSGGYLADNIETNDWESSQQGEKIEGIIARLLFDLYDNSPSETYDNPPAHFNEKLNVAFSGIYNHINQDNPQDACDLANVFTYIEFQDQQQPWCNLMENAQYDMDFLSSQIGCIATSVFEREDASLIPEQFAIGQNYPNPFNSLTRLEFDIPRSGDVAVEIFDILGRRVYSETLEQVAAGHYSYSIDFDNLSGRHMASGIYLMKVTFGAETATRKMNYLK, from the coding sequence ATGTTAAATAAACCTGAAACTGAATATAAACCTTTACGGTTTCTGCTGATAACCGTTCTGGTCATCTTTATAATAGCCTTCGGATTACGGTCAGCCCGGGCCGATTGTGATGTGGAATACTGGGATGATCTTGATTATCACAGCAGTAGTTATTCGCTGGAACTCGATCCGTTCCAGTATGAAACCTATTGCCATGATTTCTATTTCTATCCCGATACCGGAGGTTTGTCCTTATCTGTTACCAACATTAATAACACCGAGGGCAGTCACGCTATGGTGGCCATACGCCCGGTATTAAGCGGTTCCTGGGTCCGACAGGCCACCAGCACCGGAAATAGTGTCAGCGTATCCTACAGCGTAACCTACGCCGAGGAATGGATCGCCCATATCGAATATTATGCCGGCGGCCCCTGGGATGAACCGGTGGTTCATATCACCCATGATCCTCTGGATCTGGATGTTAAGATCACCAGCGTAACCAACCCGGCCGTGCAGGCGGTCTACGCCTCCAAGGATGATGACCTTTCCTTTACTTTCAAAGTGGAAAATATCGGTCACGATGACTTCCCCCCTGAACTCTGGGAGATCCCGGTTGAGCTTTATGCCGATCAGAGTGTGACGATTTCCAATTATACCACTCACACCAGGCAGGACTACTGGTACGTCTATTTCACTGTCTTTCAGGATGAAACTATCACCCTTAATATCAGCAATCCTAATATGTCCTCCGGAACCCATTTCAATGTCGTGGCGGTGGTAGATCCGACACCCAGTGTCTATCCGACAACCGGGAATAATGCCCTGAAAATAGCCGATATCTACTGGAATCATGTGATTAACGGCTTTGTCAGGTATAACGATCTGGAAAACTGGCCCGGACCCACTTATCCCATTGTTTATAGCGACTATGGCGATGGCATCGAGGTGACTATCTACAACTCCAGCGGCTACTATTTGAACTCCACTTATACCGATGCTGAAGGTGATTTCGAAATCGAAATATCTCAGCAGTCCTTACCAGCTGGCCAGACTTTCAATTGCTACGCTGACCTTTATGAATACGGGGATTTTATTGTTCGTGATGATGCTACCAGCGAGCAGATTAAAATAGGCTATGATCAGTTAACCATTGATCCCGCCCCGATTATCCTGTCACCTTCGACTTCTCATAATGATCAGGCTTTCAATATCGGTCTTAACGCCAGGAACATGCTTAATGAAGTCAAGCAATTCCTGGCCGCCAATGGTATCACATACAATCCGGGTCAGGTCAATTTCCGGGTTACATCCGATATTGCCCCGACCGGTTTTAACCGTAACTACAATAGTAGTAATAGGACTATTTATCTCCCGGAACGGTACAATAATCTGTATTACTATAACCGTATCGTTCAGCGACAGATAGCCGAAATGGTCCTCTACGATTTGGTCGGCAATATTTCCCTGACCACCCCCGGAACCAGTGGTCTTAACGTCGTAACCAACGCGACTTGGGCCTATATCAAGGGATGGGATGCCTTCATGGCGGCAATTATTCCTGACATTGATGTCAACGCCGTCTCGCTCAACCAGTTATATAACTCCGGCGGCTATCTGGCCGACAACATCGAAACCAATGACTGGGAATCCAGCCAACAGGGAGAAAAGATCGAGGGTATAATTGCCCGCCTTCTTTTCGACCTCTACGATAATTCGCCGTCGGAGACTTATGATAATCCACCGGCCCATTTCAATGAGAAACTCAATGTCGCCTTCAGCGGTATTTACAATCATATCAATCAGGATAATCCACAGGATGCCTGCGATCTGGCCAATGTCTTCACCTACATCGAATTCCAGGATCAGCAGCAACCCTGGTGTAACCTGATGGAGAATGCCCAGTACGACATGGATTTTCTTTCCAGTCAGATCGGCTGTATTGCCACCTCGGTCTTTGAACGAGAGGATGCCTCGCTGATTCCGGAGCAATTCGCCATCGGCCAGAATTATCCCAACCCGTTCAACAGTCTGACCCGCCTGGAATTCGATATTCCCCGAAGCGGCGATGTGGCGGTTGAGATTTTCGATATTCTTGGCCGGCGTGTCTATTCCGAGACACTTGAACAGGTGGCCGCCGGGCATTACAGTTATTCCATCGATTTCGACAACCTGTCCGGACGCCATATGGCCAGTGGAATCTACCTGATGAAGGTTACGTTTGGCGCGGAAACGGCGACACGGAAAATGAATTATTTGAAGTAG
- a CDS encoding trimethylamine methyltransferase family protein, protein MRPRVRFLDDSLIERIISEARDILCQLGVTIHNDRVLSLLADNGATVDISERLVRFTPALIDRALGTTPDSITLYDVLGLKAVDISGDKVHFTPGSSAVYMLDSGAHESRWATSADYIKFAKIIGQLEYLHSQSTAMVPSDVHEKIADSYRLFLSLLYCEKPVVTGTFTIESFKLMKNLQVTVRGSEKELAAKPLTIFSACPTSPLKWSDVTSQNLLDCARYKIPVELVAMPMAGFIAPVTLVGTLVQHTAETLSGLVISQTANPGTPVLYGGSPGIFDIRYETTPMGAPETEMIDCAYGEIGKYLKIPTQAYIALSDAKHLDAQAGLETSMGAVLAGLAGINHISGPGMLDFENCFSLEKLVVDNEICGMVYRILAGIEPKEDFPAIPRFEELLKEQHLLISKHTRKYLKEEHFQPGPVIERANRARWLKEGSLTLGEKARKEVEKLVNRYEPSRLDRDIKKELVRLMEEEARRYGFTKLPPIEL, encoded by the coding sequence ATGAGGCCGCGGGTCAGATTTCTGGATGACAGCCTGATCGAACGGATTATCTCCGAAGCCAGGGATATTCTCTGTCAACTGGGTGTGACCATTCACAATGATAGAGTTCTCTCATTACTGGCCGACAATGGTGCCACCGTCGATATTTCCGAACGCCTGGTCCGCTTCACCCCGGCTCTTATCGACCGCGCCCTGGGGACGACACCGGACTCGATTACGCTCTATGATGTTCTGGGTCTCAAGGCGGTCGATATTTCCGGAGATAAGGTTCATTTCACTCCCGGCTCATCGGCTGTTTATATGCTTGACAGCGGGGCTCATGAATCGCGCTGGGCAACTTCGGCCGACTATATCAAATTCGCCAAAATAATCGGTCAACTGGAATATCTGCATTCCCAGAGCACAGCTATGGTGCCGTCCGATGTCCATGAAAAAATCGCTGACAGTTACCGGCTGTTTTTAAGCCTGCTTTACTGCGAGAAACCGGTGGTCACCGGCACCTTCACCATCGAGTCGTTCAAATTGATGAAAAACCTGCAGGTGACCGTGCGCGGCTCGGAGAAAGAACTGGCGGCTAAACCGCTGACCATCTTTTCGGCTTGCCCGACTTCGCCGCTCAAATGGAGTGATGTCACCTCGCAAAACCTGCTCGATTGCGCCCGGTATAAAATTCCGGTTGAATTAGTGGCTATGCCGATGGCCGGGTTTATCGCCCCGGTGACCCTGGTTGGGACCCTGGTCCAGCATACGGCCGAAACCCTGAGCGGCCTGGTTATCAGCCAGACCGCCAATCCCGGGACACCGGTTCTTTATGGCGGTTCGCCGGGAATTTTCGATATCCGCTATGAAACCACCCCGATGGGCGCCCCGGAGACCGAGATGATCGATTGTGCCTACGGCGAGATCGGAAAATATCTTAAAATTCCGACTCAGGCTTATATCGCCTTGAGCGATGCCAAACATCTGGATGCTCAGGCCGGGTTGGAGACCTCGATGGGGGCTGTTCTGGCGGGTCTGGCGGGGATAAATCATATTTCCGGCCCCGGGATGCTCGATTTCGAGAATTGCTTCAGCCTCGAAAAACTGGTGGTGGATAATGAAATCTGCGGCATGGTTTACCGTATTCTGGCCGGGATTGAGCCAAAAGAGGATTTTCCGGCAATCCCCCGGTTTGAGGAATTATTGAAAGAACAACATTTACTGATTTCGAAACATACGCGTAAATATCTTAAAGAGGAACATTTCCAGCCGGGACCGGTTATCGAGCGGGCCAATCGCGCCCGATGGCTTAAAGAAGGTTCGCTGACCCTCGGTGAAAAGGCCCGAAAAGAAGTCGAAAAACTTGTCAATAGATATGAACCATCCCGGCTCGATAGAGATATAAAGAAAGAACTGGTTCGGTTGATGGAAGAAGAAGCCCGGCGGTATGGGTTTACAAAATTACCGCCAATAGAATTATGA
- a CDS encoding DUF401 family protein: protein MLWLAFLISLSGILIISRKNLSLGLVSGSLILGLMTLSPARLLDRIIFTITDPSIILLTLAMGIIPMIGGTLKESGQIDNLVENLRISRKYLLATSAALMGLLPMPGGALLSAPILEKAGQDIPGELNAVINNWFRHIFILIYPLAPALIVAAEICDLDVYRAILYILPGAVFAYILGHLFFLRHINGRLTYTGQFSLKALSVPLLIILSAPVLDFILKKALGMGSLATLIGVVTGFTLSIALSRKKLDLKDLTRRMKPWNFALIILGMFLYLHIFQASDTSTVIAELPLPPLMLAIIAGFLLGLLTGRVQLPASIVLPIYLGAQSQITPFIFALIYIAIYFGYIISPVHPCLVVTCEYFHVSIREMIKRMVLPTAIIIAAVIILALLFG, encoded by the coding sequence ATGCTCTGGCTTGCTTTTCTGATCTCGCTTTCCGGTATCCTAATTATTTCCCGGAAAAATCTCTCCCTCGGCCTTGTCTCCGGCTCCCTTATCCTGGGCTTGATGACTCTCTCTCCGGCCCGCCTGCTCGACCGTATCATCTTCACCATCACCGATCCGTCCATCATTCTCCTCACCCTGGCGATGGGGATTATCCCCATGATCGGCGGGACTCTCAAAGAAAGCGGCCAGATCGATAACCTGGTCGAAAACCTCAGAATCAGCCGCAAATACCTGCTGGCTACCTCTGCCGCCCTGATGGGTCTTCTGCCGATGCCCGGAGGAGCGCTTCTCTCGGCTCCGATTCTGGAAAAAGCCGGTCAGGATATTCCCGGTGAGCTTAATGCCGTCATCAACAATTGGTTCCGGCATATTTTCATCCTGATTTACCCGCTGGCCCCGGCCCTGATTGTCGCGGCCGAGATATGCGATCTCGATGTCTATCGCGCTATTCTCTATATCCTGCCCGGCGCCGTGTTCGCCTATATTCTCGGCCACCTCTTTTTTCTGCGACATATCAACGGCCGTCTGACTTACACCGGTCAATTCTCCCTGAAAGCTCTGTCGGTGCCTCTTTTAATAATCCTTTCAGCCCCGGTGCTTGATTTCATCCTGAAGAAGGCTCTTGGGATGGGATCGCTGGCCACCCTGATCGGTGTCGTCACCGGTTTTACCCTGTCAATCGCCCTCAGCCGGAAAAAGCTGGACTTAAAGGACCTTACCAGACGCATGAAACCGTGGAATTTCGCCCTGATTATTCTGGGCATGTTTTTATATCTGCATATTTTTCAGGCGTCAGACACCTCCACGGTTATCGCCGAACTCCCCCTGCCGCCTCTCATGCTGGCCATTATCGCCGGTTTTTTACTGGGTCTTCTCACCGGACGGGTGCAGCTCCCGGCCTCGATTGTCCTGCCGATTTATCTCGGCGCCCAAAGCCAGATAACGCCGTTTATATTCGCCCTGATCTATATCGCCATCTATTTCGGATATATCATTTCCCCGGTCCATCCCTGCCTGGTGGTTACCTGTGAATATTTCCATGTCTCCATCAGGGAAATGATCAAGAGGATGGTACTGCCGACCGCCATAATAATCGCGGCGGTTATAATTCTGGCTCTGTTGTTCGGATAA
- a CDS encoding T9SS type A sorting domain-containing protein, translating to MPNMIILNRSRAVPQVILLLILIFLFGSTAVFSSEKTCCTVKKVIDPDQMEPRQIPDLPQSVLEFMKVDRAKHNLEAKTPEDEAGSQSRYCPYWCDYCDDVYQLYWGSQYYYDYFYPWFEEYSCFTWEFYPDTGWVTVTIDNIGDWAESWAFVGICPADASDPENAWYASDYSCDDYCNYYSSVTISYYVSQAEELMVYVEYADYGGDNPEITLEHDPLDLDFRVTSYTWPSFVELYAPRTDPPTISFYVQNTGPDDVPPGFEVEARLYASGPVTCDDYYYDDEQDFECVEFQWGNEVLVNLEIYYPEMTSDDVFHILGVVDPDNYYEESYLEQMNNCEHLADLYWNIIMEGCVEYFDWDEWDGPPYTQWGFDEAVGIPVRAYAGFNTIDETTTDSWGYFQLEIPQNETFFYIEAYLDKPNEYIVYDGPSSYTIGAISEYYYEPDPYEVCLNAFDDYPDAYDDSVFNSGMNAVSTMNKTRNFMNNNGCSFTNNLITFRVIHELGDDVGSYSRTTRTLSLPSGYEEDMYYNRVIQHEFGHMVHFDAVAPWYFTTYPYHDVDWCTDTITAFAEGWAEFFSAIVPDYKECAVMVNHNYSVIDPLYVNIEDNDWENTGGICDGNEVEGVIASILYDMYDYSPIEMDPEKDNLDISFREIYQRLGSDLIMATGKFASAFDYLGSDFCALLRNGNYPADVLNSIGCPATSVFEEEETPLIPREFAISECYPNPFNSSTKLLFDIPHSGNLDITIYNVLGRKVYGEALEQISAGSYHYILDFDNLDNNALASGIYFLNARFDNKTATKKLNFLK from the coding sequence ATGCCAAATATGATAATATTAAACAGGTCAAGGGCGGTTCCACAGGTCATCCTGCTTCTGATTCTAATTTTCCTGTTCGGCTCAACAGCAGTCTTTTCCTCCGAGAAAACCTGCTGTACAGTCAAAAAGGTAATCGATCCCGATCAGATGGAACCACGCCAGATTCCTGATTTGCCCCAGTCGGTACTCGAATTTATGAAGGTAGATCGGGCAAAACACAATCTGGAGGCAAAAACCCCGGAAGATGAGGCCGGTTCTCAAAGCCGGTATTGCCCCTATTGGTGCGATTATTGTGATGACGTTTATCAGCTTTACTGGGGCAGTCAATATTACTATGATTATTTCTACCCCTGGTTCGAGGAATATTCCTGTTTTACATGGGAATTTTATCCCGACACCGGATGGGTGACTGTAACCATAGACAACATTGGCGATTGGGCTGAAAGCTGGGCTTTTGTGGGCATCTGCCCGGCCGATGCTTCCGATCCCGAAAATGCATGGTATGCTAGTGACTACAGTTGTGATGACTATTGCAACTACTATAGCAGCGTCACGATTTCATACTATGTTTCTCAAGCCGAGGAATTAATGGTCTATGTCGAATACGCCGACTATGGCGGGGACAACCCGGAGATTACCCTGGAACATGATCCCCTGGATTTGGATTTCCGTGTCACCAGTTATACCTGGCCATCATTCGTTGAGCTTTACGCTCCACGCACCGATCCCCCGACGATATCATTTTACGTCCAAAATACCGGCCCTGATGATGTTCCTCCCGGCTTTGAAGTCGAAGCCCGCTTGTATGCTTCCGGCCCCGTTACCTGCGATGATTATTATTATGATGATGAACAGGATTTCGAATGCGTTGAATTCCAATGGGGTAATGAAGTGCTGGTTAATCTGGAAATATATTATCCCGAAATGACCAGTGATGATGTTTTTCACATCCTTGGTGTTGTCGATCCCGATAATTACTACGAGGAATCCTATCTTGAACAGATGAATAATTGCGAACATCTTGCTGATTTGTACTGGAATATAATAATGGAAGGATGCGTAGAATACTTTGACTGGGATGAATGGGACGGCCCCCCATACACGCAATGGGGATTCGATGAGGCGGTCGGAATTCCGGTAAGGGCATATGCCGGATTTAACACAATTGATGAAACTACAACCGATTCCTGGGGATATTTCCAGCTGGAGATTCCCCAAAATGAAACTTTCTTCTATATAGAAGCCTATCTCGATAAGCCGAACGAATATATCGTCTATGATGGACCTTCAAGTTATACCATCGGCGCCATATCCGAATATTATTATGAACCCGATCCCTATGAAGTATGTCTTAATGCTTTCGATGATTATCCCGACGCCTATGATGATTCAGTCTTCAACTCCGGAATGAATGCCGTCTCCACAATGAATAAAACCAGAAATTTTATGAACAATAATGGCTGTAGTTTTACCAACAACCTGATTACTTTCCGCGTTATCCACGAACTTGGGGATGATGTTGGTTCGTATTCGAGAACAACCAGAACTCTGAGCCTGCCAAGCGGATATGAAGAAGACATGTACTATAATCGGGTGATTCAACACGAATTCGGTCATATGGTTCACTTTGACGCTGTGGCACCCTGGTATTTTACGACTTATCCATATCATGATGTCGATTGGTGCACCGATACTATCACCGCCTTTGCCGAAGGATGGGCCGAGTTTTTCTCGGCAATTGTTCCCGATTACAAAGAATGTGCCGTTATGGTCAACCATAATTATTCCGTAATTGATCCCTTGTACGTCAATATCGAAGATAATGACTGGGAAAATACCGGCGGAATTTGCGACGGTAATGAAGTTGAAGGTGTTATCGCCAGCATTCTCTATGATATGTATGATTATTCCCCGATCGAAATGGATCCGGAAAAGGATAATCTCGATATATCCTTCAGAGAAATCTACCAACGATTGGGATCCGACCTCATCATGGCAACCGGGAAATTTGCCAGTGCCTTCGATTACCTGGGAAGCGATTTTTGCGCCTTACTCCGCAATGGCAACTATCCAGCCGATGTTTTGAATTCAATCGGGTGTCCGGCTACCTCCGTTTTTGAAGAGGAGGAAACACCCCTGATTCCGCGGGAATTCGCTATCAGTGAGTGTTATCCCAATCCTTTTAACAGCTCGACCAAACTGCTTTTTGATATTCCTCATTCGGGAAATCTGGACATAACGATATATAATGTTCTCGGTCGGAAAGTCTACGGCGAGGCTCTTGAACAAATATCGGCCGGGAGTTATCATTATATTCTTGATTTCGATAACCTCGATAATAATGCTCTGGCCAGCGGCATATATTTCCTGAATGCGAGATTCGACAACAAAACCGCAACGAAGAAACTCAACTTTCTAAAATAG
- a CDS encoding corrinoid protein produces MDILAEISKNLENGDDEQVGRLTREALDQKIPAKTILDNGLLAGMKTIGAKFKNHEIFLPDVLLAARAMYAGLDLLKPHLIADDVPMVGRVVLGTVQGDLHDIGKNLVGIMLKGAGFEIVDLGNDVPPERFINAALENEASVIGLSALLTTTMPNMKKVVDLVREKGLSDRIKVIIGGAPVTEEYAGDIGADAYAFDGVNSVDRIKQLLNIE; encoded by the coding sequence ATGGATATACTGGCGGAAATTTCGAAAAATCTTGAGAACGGCGATGATGAACAAGTCGGCCGCCTGACCCGCGAGGCGCTGGATCAGAAAATACCGGCCAAAACCATACTCGATAACGGTCTTCTGGCCGGGATGAAGACGATCGGCGCGAAATTCAAAAATCATGAAATATTTTTGCCGGATGTCCTTCTGGCGGCCCGGGCGATGTATGCCGGGCTGGATTTGCTTAAACCGCATCTGATCGCCGATGATGTCCCCATGGTCGGACGGGTGGTGCTGGGAACCGTCCAGGGGGATCTGCATGATATCGGGAAAAACCTGGTGGGGATCATGCTCAAGGGAGCGGGTTTCGAAATTGTCGATCTGGGGAACGATGTCCCGCCGGAGAGATTTATCAACGCCGCCCTCGAAAACGAGGCCTCGGTAATCGGCCTTTCGGCTCTCCTGACCACCACCATGCCGAATATGAAGAAAGTGGTCGATCTGGTTCGGGAGAAAGGGCTTTCGGACCGGATCAAGGTGATTATCGGCGGGGCCCCGGTGACCGAGGAATATGCCGGGGATATCGGCGCCGATGCCTATGCTTTCGACGGGGTCAATTCGGTCGACCGAATCAAACAGCTTTTAAATATAGAGTAA
- a CDS encoding homocysteine S-methyltransferase family protein, whose amino-acid sequence MTNFLDRIARGDILVADGAMGTQLMERGVDVTRCPEQINLTHPEILEDIARRYFEAGAEIVQANTFGASPLKLARYGLEDRTEEIIGNAVAAVRRAVGAKAYIYGSCGPCTRILKPFGDADPDDVYGSFVRQMRSFVEFGVDIIGIETMTDITEAVLAVRAARSVSDSIPVMAAMTFDPTPRGFFTIMGVDIRTAVKKLTEAGADLVGSNCGNGIERMVEIAGEFKNYTDRPLVIQSNAGLPQIKDGRAVYPESPEFMADKAIRLVEIGVAVIGGCCGTTPEHIAALCRMVDSHHRVQ is encoded by the coding sequence ATGACAAATTTTCTGGACCGCATCGCGCGGGGCGACATCCTGGTGGCCGACGGCGCGATGGGGACGCAGTTGATGGAGCGCGGGGTCGATGTGACCCGGTGCCCCGAACAAATCAACCTGACTCATCCGGAGATACTCGAGGATATCGCCCGGAGATATTTTGAGGCCGGGGCGGAGATCGTGCAGGCCAATACCTTCGGTGCTTCGCCTCTCAAACTGGCCCGGTACGGTCTCGAGGATCGGACTGAGGAAATTATCGGCAACGCCGTGGCCGCGGTCCGCCGGGCGGTCGGGGCTAAAGCTTATATCTACGGATCCTGCGGGCCATGCACCAGAATACTCAAACCCTTCGGCGATGCCGACCCCGATGACGTTTACGGCAGTTTTGTGCGGCAGATGCGCTCTTTTGTCGAGTTCGGAGTCGATATTATCGGTATCGAAACCATGACCGATATCACCGAGGCGGTCCTGGCGGTCCGGGCGGCGCGAAGCGTTTCGGACAGCATCCCGGTTATGGCCGCCATGACTTTCGATCCCACCCCGCGCGGGTTTTTTACCATCATGGGAGTCGATATCCGGACAGCCGTGAAGAAACTGACCGAGGCCGGGGCCGATCTGGTCGGCTCTAACTGCGGTAACGGGATCGAGCGGATGGTTGAAATCGCCGGGGAGTTTAAAAACTATACCGACCGGCCGCTGGTGATTCAGTCCAATGCCGGATTGCCGCAGATCAAAGACGGGCGGGCGGTGTACCCGGAAAGCCCGGAATTCATGGCCGACAAGGCCATCCGTCTGGTCGAGATCGGGGTGGCCGTTATCGGGGGATGTTGCGGCACGACCCCGGAACATATCGCGGCCTTATGCCGGATGGTCGATTCCCACCACCGTGTGCAATAG